The genomic interval AGTGGCAGATAACCGAACCGGCAGGTCAGTATCGCACTGGGCGCCAAACAGCGGAAtatcaaaaagtatttttgaatttgaataattatttcttgtcagctttttctgtattttatgaaTGAGTTTGGAACATTATTAGGACCACtgaagtaaaaaggaaaaagttattactttaatcttctgagatgAAAAGTCATAATTCTGTGGCCCTAATCCTTTTCTGTAAGAGGAGGAGAGCcatactaaataaaaatgaaatataaaaagcaaaaggaTAAAGTCAAAAGATTGGAAGAATGAACTCCCATGAGAACAAAATAATATTACCAgtataaagttgaaataataagaaaaaagtcataGTATTACAAGCATAAAGTCATATTCACTTTATTATcgtaatatgactttattctgtacaactttatttttgcatttatttctttattattttttagcgTGTTCCTAATTCCACTTCATAGTATCTGACAGCTATTGTTACATTCAAACTCCCCATTCGGTGCCATATTGTGTCTGCATACCTGAGAAAGTACTTACCGTGTCCTTCCTGCAGGTGGCGATCCAGTACAGAGTGCGGGAACTGCGGGAGGTGCGGGAACTGCGGGAGATGCGGGAACTGCGGGGGACGCGGGTGAGCGTTGCCCTCTTTTGATGGAGGATGTCGCTCCTTTCCCAGACCCAACCGCCCTGCTTTCCGCCAACCCCTGGGACATGTTCCCCCCTCTGGGAATCAGCCCTTCCACCTCCGACTCGTCCCCGGAGTCCACCCCGAAACTGGACTCTGCTGCCATGGTAACCAGCACCCGACTTCCGGTTGCCAGCACCCAGCTTCCGGTCCCCAGCTTCCTGCCTCCTTACCAAAACCAACCCGCCGCCAGCTTCCCACCGAGCTCCTCAGCAGTCACCGTGAGTCCACCAGAACCTCCTGCCTCAGACGGAACCGACACCGTTCCGGAAAGCTATAGGAAGCCCAAGAGGAAGCGATGCGAGGCGGaacaacaacaagaagaagaggaggaagaagtcAGTGGGAGTCCGCCATCTTGGCTCTTTGACTCCCACCTTGGAACTCCCAGAAACGAGGACAGTCCAAAACAGACCCGACCCGCCCCGAAAAAGATCCCGGGCACTCACGGCGACGGCAGACCGTTCTCCTACAAATACAGAGTGTCGGATCAGAACCACCAGGACTTCAGCCGGTTCCGAGTGGCTGCGTCTCTGCTACACTGGGCCCTGCGGTATCTGTTGACTCCGAAACCAACAGAGGATCCGCAGAGCGTCGACTGATTGGACTGAAGTACCGAACGCCTACAGATCGGACTCGCTTTGTCATGTTCATTACCAAAAAAGTCCAATACTTCTTCCACATTTGGTTTCTAGTTTTGCATGGAGTACCGTTTGTAAAATTACACAAGAAAAGATTAACAGcaatgttttggtttatttcgcctgtcagagaaaaaaacactgtgGGTGTGTCATGTTTCTAAATGTCCAAATATTTAccttccaaactaaatatttagcttttaatttaaatatttagtttggaagctgaatatttagttcCCAAATAAATGTCTTAAGTTTGAGCTTAAAAAGTAGCTTtccaactaaatattaagtttaaatatttaattaagtattttgttggaacaaaatatttattttggaagtaaaatatttactttttgaattaaatattttgcaatagttttaaaactaaatatttaatgcacaaactacatattttacttttaatttaaatatttagatgggcactaaatattgagtttggaagctaaatatttcgttttaagataaatatttagttcccaactaagttagttttctaaatatttagctgcctaactaaatattgaattcacaagctcaatatttagtttgaatattcaaattaatattaaatattttaatatactttttatttcaatattaaagTATGTCTAGTATGTGAAAACATGGCTTAGAAGAATGAACAgccacattttatttatctggcaggataaataaaccaaattatagctgttcatttttcattatgTAACTTTATGAACGGCACTCCATAATTTTCTGATGTTGAgaattttttctctttatcttgAGATTTGATGGTTCTGGACGTAAATGTTACAGATGCATCAGGAGGTGCAGTTCTGTGTGGTTTCTCTgtatcaaagttaaaaaaaatgttaatgttattaaagaataaaagcatatttttcaaaaagtttccTAATTATTGTGCAACGATCTTTTGTAGACTAAGAGCTTTATTACCTGCAATGTGTCGCTAGGCGATAAATATACTGATTAATCGCATTGTTGGTTGAATATTTAATCTGGTTTTATGTTTAAGTCCCTGGAGACACAAGGAGGGAAAGAAGGACTGAAGGAAGCAAGGACAAAAGACAGGGCACGAGGAAGGGAAGTAAAGGCAGTAGGACACGATGAGCAAAGgaagggaaacaggaagtgaagaaaGGAATTGAGTTAGGAAACATGGGTGGAAGAACGGTCAAGGAAATAAgagtaaagtagaaaaaaattagaaagaGGACAAGGAAATGGATGTAAGACAGAAgggtggaaggaaaaagcaacaaaaaacgTTAGGAAATGGGAAAGGAACtataaaaggaaaggaaagaagaatgtgatgaaggaaggaagagaaGACACAGGAAGGAAAGGACATTAGTTAGAAAGGAAGCAGAGAAAGGATACAAGGAAGCCAGGGCAGAAGAAAGTGTACAAGGAAAGAAGAAGGGGAGGAATGACAGTAGGACACAAGGAGCAAAGAaggtagaaaagaaagaaggaagtaAATAGGAAGGAATTAACTGAAATAAGAGAGAAAGGACTCAAGGAGCAAAAGGCGAGGAAGGACAGACCATAGGAAAGATAAGAAAATAGCGGTAGGAGAcaagtgtgaaaaaaatggTTAGGGGACAGAAAATAAGAGGAGGAAAGGACATAGGACACAAGGAGTGAAGGAGGtaaacaggaaaacagaaactgtaCAAGGAAGGAATTCAGTTAGGAAAGAGCGGAAGGACACAAGGAACAAAAGGCGAGGAAGGACggacaaaaagcaacaaataaaagacaACGCTACTAATCTACTAAATTAAGGAacccagaaaacaaaaatcatttgaaaattttCCTGGTTTCATTTTTGTGACTGAATCTGTGCAGAAAATTAAACCTTAAAtcctgaaattaatttaaaaaaaaacatcccagtgATTAGATACTgatcaataaatcagtttattacAACATGACAGTTGCAGGGAGCGCCGTCGTTCTGTCACACACTCTCACAAATCTGTCTGTAAACACAGAATATTTCAACATCTGAGACAGAAAGAAGTTTCCTCTGATGATAAAACACATCAAACGTAAAATCCTACAGTGAGTCCTAAAGGGGCCTCTCTTCTTCGCTCCACAGCTGTCAGTCTCTGTTCCCTCAGCCAATAGCACAGCCTGCAGTCGCTGTGGTTCGGGGGGGTCGGCTTAAACTGCGTGAGACGTGATCGAGGGAAGGAGTCACATTTCAGAGCCACATTGacgaaaaaacatgaaatgatgCACAGATCAGGTAGAGATTTAGGGCTGAACTTTGTCTGGAGACAAAGAGAAACAGTTAAACTCACAGCTGGGAGAGGAACGGAGTGAACACACCTCTACAAGCTGCAGCAGGTAACTCAAGATTTCAGCAAAATCTTTCACATGCGGATACAAGAACCTAAACTGGCACAGATAATCCCAGCGGATTAAttcttggagaaaaaaacaacaacagccaCTGAAAAATTAAAGATGGCTGCGAATTTTCAAGACAATCGAAGAATTTGCAGATATCTAAAaatggcagccatcttgaaaaatgtaatatgGTCATGAAGGAAAATTTACTTTTGcactaaatttgaaaatatttaaaccattAGTCACTGAAAAATTAAAGATGGCTGCCACTTTTCAAGACAATCATCaaggaaaatttgtttttgtactaAAGTTGCAAATATTTAACAGCCATTGTGGAAAATTCAAGATGGCTGTAATCTCTCAAAATGTTTGTCAAGGAAAATGTAGTTTTGCATTATATTTGTAGTACTCCATCCATTTGTCATTGAAAAATCTAAGATGGCTGCCATTTTTCAAGATGGTtgtcaaagaaaatgtgcaaattttccatgacattttgaaaaattttatatGGCTGCCATTTTTTTAAGATAGTCATcaagaaaaaactatttttgcactaaatttgcaaatattaaataacGGTAGCCATCTTGATAgttcaagatggctgccataTTTCTGCTGCAAGCAAATTTTAATGCTTGTATCCACAGTTGAAGGATTTTTACAGTGAAGTGCAGCtatggagctgcagctgaacGCTTTGCTTAGTGTTTCTGTGGGTGGGTGAGTGTGTGTCTATCTGTAGGCCCTGTTGTGCCGCGGATACGGCGACATGATTGCGTCCACGCTACCTTCGCTGTCCGAGCTGCTGTCGGAGTCGCTGCTGCCGGAGTACGCGCACAGTCCCGGTAAGACGCCGACGCACACGGCCGCCGACGGCAGGTGCAGCATGCCGTGGGCGGCCGACGGCGGCGTCTTTGCCGTGAGGCCGGGGACGGCTCGGCGGTCCTCAACTTCCCTGCTTCCTCCGTCCTGCTCTGGACAGGAAAACAGTCACAATCAGCACAGCCGTTTACTCCAAGAAGATtgataaaaactgagaaaatttgaagaaaatgtttgattcaGACACAAAATATCCACAATGTCTTGGTGAAAACGACGTGCTCCTTCATTCATTTGAGgttttttgagaacattttactgtttttacaaGAGAACGATACAAAAACTAGTTTCCTTCCTTTCTCCTCTCCTTTCTTAGATCATCCATCCTTCTTCAAATCTGAATcattatgtctttttttctgaatgatttcttcttctgcatCTTTGCTGCtaaataccaaaacatttatttttctgtttcagaccGATGCCCACCTGCGAGTCTGTCTCCAATTCCTCTCGTGTTCTCCACCCTCGGCTTCTTGCCGCCGTCTGACGACTGCGAGGAGCTGAGAGGAAGAGAAGAGGCTTCACAAACGGTTTCCATGGTTTCCAAACTcatcacacaaaaaatacagcaaaattttttttaaagaacgtAAAGAAAAACCCGCAGTTTGACGCCATTTTtgggaaagaaataaagaaaagaggaggggaaaaaggaaagagaggagCCTCCCAACCCCAAGGAGAAACTACGACTGATTTATCATggaaaattatggaaaatcctGTTCAAATTATCTTTACTTTCCTGGAATTTGAATCGTgaaaattttagaaattttaaatcaggattattcacaaagaaaaaagtaaactcccttctttcctttttccccTCATATGTTCATTTATCTTTAGAAATCCTGACTTTTTATctattaaaacaagaaaaaactaatattaaGAATCAAATCTTTTTCCACTCAGTTTTCTATTTTCCAGGAGTAATTTCCATGTTTCAGTAAAACCATTGAAGAACTTCGTACCTGCGTCTCTTCACAGCTCCCACTAATAAATGAGCCTGAGACAGGTGGCTGGTCTTTGGCTCCGCCCCTGACTGTTTAGGCCCCGCCTTCTTTTCTGACTCTCTCCGACTCTCCGCGGATGCTGACGCTTGCTTGACCAAAGCGCTGTGATGGTGGAGAGTTAGGGAGATCAAACAGGGATAgatcaaatttatttcaaatacatttaaaattccagcctaaactttttccttccactcaaccttcTGTGAATATTCCTGCATGTAGTGCTCTGTATGCAGGCTTTTTTAGTAATGACCTGTTGTCGCTTCTTCAGCAGACAGCTGACCAAGACTGAGAACATTTAAAGGTgcaggaaacattttaattaaagagtTCATTAGCTGATTAGGGTGTGACACCACGAGGTCCACATATTTAACTTTTCctcattatttacattttttaaagcagaattttaGGTTTATTATCCCTAACCTATAATAATTaagtttcaaaaaataataataaaggctGGAAATATCTAAATTTGTATGATGGATATAGATTATATACGAATTTAAgttactgaaatgaaaaaaaatcatagttttttttataatctaATATTTTGAGATGAAGGTTTATGACAAAAAAGTCGTATGAGAACTAAGTAatgaaattacaagaataaagtcgcaatgaaagagaataaagttgttaaaataccagaataatGTTGTGATAACAGAAGTAAAAAAGTCATAATTGCACtaaaataaagtcgtaatatgaGAATAGTCATCATGGTATGAGaaagaaaagtaataaaaacaccagattaccacaatattaaaaaataacatcagtGTTACGAGAACAACGTTGAAAAAATCTAAGAATAAATCGTGATAATTTGAGAATGTCATAATATTACGACAACAAAAGGCGTaatgatacaaaaaaatatgagaataaaatgaggattgttgaacattttgagaaatgaaACGTAGATATTggtttttacaaatagaaatacTTATTTataacacatcagcatcaaattactGTCAGTAGCAAGACTTCTTGAAAACAACTGAATCCATTTTAACATCCTTCTGcaactttaaaatcacaaaatgataaataacaacattaataataataaaaaagagttAAATCTGTGGAGGATATTCGGTATTCCAACAGCTCCTGCTTTTCCTCGTCCCTGCGTTGCTTCTCCACCAGGACCTGCTGCCGGGAAACCTCGTCCAGGAAACTGGTCTCGTCCTCGTCCAGTCCCCTCACCATGTTTCCTGTCAGCGTACGGCAAGACAGAAACGGCATTAATCTGAGACATCCAAAAATGAACAGTGACTTCTGTCTACGGGGTTCGTTCACTTTTCCAacagtaaaaatcaaacatttttcaggcattttcaaggtaagcttttaaacatttccagcACCGCAccttggagataaaaacaacatacataaactaaaaaaatacagtttcaaTTCACTTTTATACATCATTTGTTACCATTACCATGACTGTACCGTGATAGTATTCTGTATTCTACAGCAGGGACAacattaactaaaaataaaactaattttatgttttcaaatgtctCTCACACACCCTTTACACTTGATTggtcaaagaataaaaacatttatttaacaaaaaaaatcctccaattTTAACAATGTTGTTTAATACTATATAAATGTCAacctttatttcaattacacacattaatcaataattgaGAAATTAGTGATAATAAATATTCACTACATTGAGACAATCCAAATATGTGTTAAGGTAAATTACCTTCCTGCTAAagttaaatgcaaaaacaaaatatacaaagaaaattaCCAAGAAAAATATTCTCACTAAGTTTTCCGGCGTTTAGCAAGAGAAATAATTCTTGAAattccaacacacctgaaatTAGTAGCAGTTATTGCCAGTGGTGGGCAGAGTTGACCAAAGACTTAGTTTCACTGTATTGTAATTTGCTAAGCAAGTGATTTTAGCTTTaatcagaaaactaaaaaattcaAGATGGTCGCCAAGGAAAATTTACCAATATTTATCACAGATGAATATTTCTGGTGTCAAATCATACACAATTGGACCTACAAAATATTATACTTATTGATAATTGACgataattaacattttcaagATGGCCAGTTGCTATGGAAAATAAGTTTTTCCTCCAAAATTGTCCATTAGCTGAATGTGTTTGGTGCTCAATCAAAGcgtacatattttaaaacatagaaattcgatatgttttgtttctctggtGGACACTTTTCCAAATGGTTGTAATGAAGAATTTCTGTTAGCGCTAAAATCTACAGTGGTAGTTAGGTTCACTAACGGCTAATTCGCTAAACAAGAGTCTTAGCTAAGTTAACGCTAAAtcactaaacatttttcagaggATGCTAACGCTAAACACAAAATGAGCAGAATCTAAGGCTAACAATTAAGAATGTAGCTACACTTCCATTTACcttaaaattatgcaaattagaattatgaaaataaatttcctcATTGGAAAtgcggccattttgaaaaagctcCCGTTTTtgataaacaaatatttgttctttttttatctaggatgaggtggtttttcagttCTATCAGAATGACTGTATTTCGTAAAAACTACAGACATTTGCCGCATCGcccgagtcatgtgatcaacaaccggatgttactaatGGGGAAAAAGATGCAGGAgttgacaggaagtggtaggaggatgatggctcATTTTCAGCGGCTGATTTTGCTTCATATTATTACTTACAAATTGTATGAATAGGATGGCCAAAGTCATAAAGTTaatcaaagttatcaaaatggGTAACATTTTATAGCAATAATTAGTTATAAACGCTCAGAAATGGCAGGCAAGATGGCCGCCATCcggaaatgaaagtaaaaaataaacaaaatgagcGGTGACCATAcaaatttttatgcttttatccacactttaatgatttttacagtaaaatgctGGAGTATATTGGGAATAAAAGGACCTACTGAACTTGAACTGCTCCTCAAATTCCTGCTGTTTCTTGTCCTTCTGCTCCTGCAGCCGGTCATACAGGCAGCGGGAGTCGTACTCCTCCTCCGggacctctggtgagcacacagacacaaacgTGTGTTAAAACGGGCCGGAGTCGGCCTGATCCGGGTCTTCTGGATGATCCGCGCCCACCCTCCGGGTCGTCGGGCTTCCGGACTTTCTCCCATTCCTCCtgcctcttcttcctcctctcgtCGAGCTCCGACTCGGACACAAACTTCCTGCTGAGGTCGACGCCCGTCGCTTCTCCCCCGGCCATCGGAGCGACCCTAAAGACAGCGGGACACGTTTAGCTGCGAGTACGACGAAGTTTTAAGggaaattagatatttttgtatatatgtttttttttttaaagaagcaatGTTACCATGTAACCATAATGGATATTAGAGAGactaaaaatataatcaaaatgaTTAACTTTAGGAGGAAGTCCAAAGAgggaaaaaactaaacttttttttctgtttttgggatgctttttgtatttgctgCACCACTCTGACGTgggatttaaatgtattaatactttatttatctatgtatttcttattttatttttttttaaagaaaatattgctgagaaaaaaaatcattccaCTGATATATTCCTAATTTtctctgtaatattttattttattttttcagtggaTTAACTGATGGTAATGTGTCCTAGTTTTTatctgcaaaatgtttatttattttttacattttttaatttttaaccttaaatatatatgttttttaccTTAAATTGTTTTGTATAATATACCACTCTTTTACAAACGTACTCTTCCTGGTCAAATTAAGGTTatagaaaggaaaataaaatattttttttctccactttagAAGCATCAGTTATGTTGATAgtaaatcactttatttttgcCACGTTGTAAATAGGTCTGCTGAGAAGCGGCAGCTCCCATCTTGCTAAACCATTCTctcaaaaacagacttttatctgctgctgaaaaaaatacaatacatttACATTGTGTAACTGTCAGCCTCTAGTTGTATTTGCAGTAGTTACTCATGAACTTTGTGCACATTGACTGCTATAAATTCTGTTGCTACATTCAATCAATATATTTCCATAGCACTAAATGTCCAGTAATAACCAGAACAGATGGTACAAAACAGCTTAAGTTACATTCAGTGTAAGGTAGAGTTTCAAGCCTCTTCTGAGAGTTAAAATTGATCTTTATTTGTAATCaagaaaaatgcagtttataGACCTAATCAAGGTCTTAAGGAACAAAATGTCTGAGTCCCAGCCAGAATAATTATTAACACACACGCTGAAGGGTGCAGCTCTGCATATTTATGATGACCGCAACCTTCCCAAAACAATCCTTCATTATACATTTCTTTCTCCCTCTGTTAAAATAGCCATGTAAGACTGAATAAACCATATTCCTACTTAGCCAGAGGAAGGTCTAGACTTcattaaaagtaataaataactattgaaataacaaaatatcTGCACTTTAGTTTCAAGGCAGAATATTCTTTGTTGATTTATACATTATTTCTGGTATTTTTATATATGCACAAGTGctatacattttaaagaattaaataaaaagtttgttaaCTGGTTCATATGCTacttaatttctcttttgtaaCCTAACCACTAcatcaatatttgttttattcacattaCATATTTCTGAATAATGTAGCGGACAGAAAATCCCCAAGGAGTATATAACATACAAaccatttatatttattaagtatttttatcttaagCAATATTCCAATGGATTTTACTATTATGTCTTCTATCCTCAATGTGAGGCTACTAAGTCTATTGTCTAAACTTATACATAAAATTTTGTCTTATAAATTCTTTTGATTTCAACTCTATTTATATGAAACTTTAAATTACTGTGGATTTTTCACTAAATACAACTAGTATTACAGGGTTATTAACTGATGATTGTAGAAAATAATAGGTAGAGATGTATATTCAATAAGTCAGGAAAATACCAAAGAAGTATTTTGAAATTAAGCcattttttgtgattattttgcaagttttcatttaaattgtagACAAAACAATCCTCATTTTTGACACAAGTCCTCTGTGAATATGGGCTTTGCCCCCAGGCTTTGCCTGTTCTTGACCGTCcctgtttaaaatattcagataaatgttattaaatgaAAGTTTATCACACCGATTAAAGCTTTCAGAGTGATATGTGTTAACGTGGCATCTGTCAAGGTGTGTAAAGATAATCTGAATTTAGTTCAGATGGAGCGAGACACAAGCTAATGTTAGCTCCATTAGCTTCTTGCAGCTATCAGCGACTCAAACCCGGCAGTACGTCTGACTGTCAGGTGCTAAACATGCACAACCTCGGAGTAATTATTCGGCTGGTTTATATTAGCTGAATTAATTGTTTAATCTCCAAAACTTACCGAGTTTACGGCTAGCGGTTAACAACCTGCTCTTATTTATCACCGCCTGGTGTTACGCTGAAAAAGGTCCGACAACCAACTCATTAGTTCCGACCTAAACTGTAATTTTACGTTCTGATCAACCACCAGTGACGGTTGCTGTCAAAAATAGACGAGTACAcgtttgttaaaaaatgttttagtttcttctcgtgttttaaattatacaaatggactgaatggtaaatggactgaacttatatagcgcttttccagtcattttgaccactcaaagcgctttacactagagtcacattcacccagtcgcactcacaaacacacacacatttatacaccgatacgcagatcggtaggcaatttagTATAAATAAAGTCATAGGCCAAGACAACCGAAATAAAGTGAAAGGTTTTCACATATTTCAAGACAGGCAACTCATTCGGATACAATTCTACGCCTATGACAGTAGGAGGCGCTGTTTCTTTCGAAACCACtaatatatacacatatttCTGCCGCCACAGAACAGAAATAGATGAGCaacgtaaacaaaaataaacatatatatatatatagtatatagaCAGTATATCGCCATACAATATATATGGCAatataaaaaattcccttctcgcCCACCGCgagtggttcttatcctctgagctcgggtcctctaccagaggcctgggagcttgagggttctgcgcagtatcttggctgtgccaaggactgcacatttctggactgagatgtctgatgttgttcctgggatctgttgtagccattggtccagtttgggggtgactgccccgagggccccgatgaccacaggcaccactgtggtcttcaccttcc from Xiphophorus maculatus strain JP 163 A chromosome 2, X_maculatus-5.0-male, whole genome shotgun sequence carries:
- the fam192a gene encoding protein FAM192A isoform X2 codes for the protein MAGGEATGVDLSRKFVSESELDERRKKRQEEWEKVRKPDDPEEVPEEEYDSRCLYDRLQEQKDKKQQEFEEQFKFRNMVRGLDEDETSFLDEVSRQQVLVEKQRRDEEKQELLEYRSALVKQASASAESRRESEKKAGPKQSGAEPKTSHLSQAHLLVGAVKRRSSSQSSDGGKKPRVENTRGIGDRLAEQDGGSREVEDRRAVPGLTAKTPPSAAHGMLHLPSAAVCVGVLPGLCAYSGSSDSDSSSDSEV
- the LOC102232687 gene encoding uncharacterized protein LOC102232687, producing the protein MPPWSKLTPWIENLILSYGSGDESGSQLRAHVIGVGQMTQSQARGSDGPTGLLFLSDGELKIPAVLTASAWEQLQEKEDRECFSSLLNTTVCLQDYRLRFHMDPEQTKSRFFLSVGELATTAAGPVKDNTPCCTSSASVRMKICRTWRSLLGQEDSQRSQTGLDLSELLGEWQHDCLQTLLRDIRERLLALRNPRPSTSAYTPPPNCTRWDLDRVRYKGEPSFTVPAKLLLIPYESKGQACSVQDVEWQITEPAGGDPVQSAGTAGGAGTAGDAGTAGDAGERCPLLMEDVAPFPDPTALLSANPWDMFPPLGISPSTSDSSPESTPKLDSAAMVTSTRLPVASTQLPVPSFLPPYQNQPAASFPPSSSAVTVSPPEPPASDGTDTVPESYRKPKRKRCEAEQQQEEEEEEVSGSPPSWLFDSHLGTPRNEDSPKQTRPAPKKIPGTHGDGRPFSYKYRVSDQNHQDFSRFRVAASLLHWALRYLLTPKPTEDPQSVD
- the fam192a gene encoding protein FAM192A isoform X1, with protein sequence MAGGEATGVDLSRKFVSESELDERRKKRQEEWEKVRKPDDPEEVPEEEYDSRCLYDRLQEQKDKKQQEFEEQFKFRNMVRGLDEDETSFLDEVSRQQVLVEKQRRDEEKQELLEYRSALVKQASASAESRRESEKKAGPKQSGAEPKTSHLSQAHLLVGAVKRRSSSQSSDGGKKPRVENTRGIGDRLAEQDGGSREVEDRRAVPGLTAKTPPSAAHGMLHLPSAAVCVGVLPGLCAYSGSSDSDSSSDSEDRFVRVCDRTTALPATVML